Proteins encoded within one genomic window of Novosphingobium pentaromativorans US6-1:
- a CDS encoding TVP38/TMEM64 family protein: MLAARLIVHEWSAHLQIFMAGNWWAFALGQTLVAACGILPASIIAAMAGALLGFGPGLAISAVSTMLGGWIAFALSRTALRRWITPILQRHASFSRLDHAMTCEGWRMVTLLRISPVMPFALTSYGLGLTRISQRDFLAGTLASLPSLAGYVALGALGKEGLRLEDAGLDVWRWVMLLAGAGVVLYCLYRLRKIMTRLVAAV; encoded by the coding sequence TTGCTGGCCGCACGCCTGATCGTTCATGAATGGTCGGCCCATCTCCAGATCTTCATGGCAGGAAACTGGTGGGCCTTCGCCTTGGGGCAGACGCTGGTCGCGGCCTGCGGTATCCTGCCCGCATCCATAATTGCGGCAATGGCAGGGGCGCTTTTGGGTTTCGGGCCGGGGCTGGCAATCTCAGCGGTCAGCACGATGCTGGGCGGATGGATCGCCTTTGCGCTCAGCCGGACCGCACTGCGACGCTGGATCACGCCGATCCTGCAGCGCCACGCTTCCTTCTCACGATTGGACCATGCCATGACCTGTGAAGGTTGGCGCATGGTTACGCTGCTGAGGATTTCGCCTGTCATGCCCTTTGCCCTGACGAGCTACGGCCTGGGCTTGACCCGGATCAGCCAGCGCGACTTTCTCGCCGGCACTTTGGCTTCGCTGCCCTCGCTTGCCGGCTATGTCGCGCTGGGCGCGCTCGGCAAGGAAGGCTTGCGTCTGGAAGATGCAGGGTTGGACGTTTGGCGCTGGGTCATGCTTCTCGCTGGGGCAGGGGTCGTGTTGTACTGCCTCTATCGCCTGCGCAAGATCATGACCCGTCTGGTCGCGGCCGTATAG
- a CDS encoding glycosyltransferase family 2 protein, producing MIDGKRIAVVLPAYNAALTLLRTFREIPADVVDDVILTDDASSDETSAIARSLGIHTIVHAKNTGYGGNQKTCYRAALERGADIVVMVHPDYQYSPKLVLPMASMIASGHYDVVLASRILGKGALAGGMPLYKYIANRALTLVENLLLGQKLSEYHTGYRAWSREVLEKLPLEACSDDFVFDNQMLAQTAWFGFRTGEISCPTRYFDEASSINFKRSCVYGLQVLKTAVSYRLSRWKIAKPQIFFDEAARLQIRDQDNSQGLRLELAARN from the coding sequence ATGATCGACGGAAAGCGAATTGCCGTAGTCCTGCCGGCTTACAACGCCGCGCTCACCTTGTTGCGCACGTTTCGCGAGATTCCTGCTGACGTCGTCGACGATGTCATCCTTACGGACGATGCCAGTTCAGACGAAACTTCGGCCATTGCCCGCTCGCTGGGCATCCATACTATCGTCCATGCGAAGAACACGGGCTACGGCGGAAACCAGAAGACCTGCTACCGTGCCGCGCTCGAGCGCGGGGCCGATATCGTCGTGATGGTGCACCCGGACTATCAGTACTCGCCCAAGCTCGTGCTGCCGATGGCGAGCATGATTGCCTCTGGACACTACGACGTCGTGCTGGCTTCCCGCATCCTCGGCAAAGGCGCGCTTGCAGGAGGCATGCCGCTTTACAAGTATATCGCCAATCGCGCGCTTACATTGGTCGAGAACCTGCTCCTCGGGCAGAAGCTTTCCGAATATCACACCGGATATCGTGCCTGGAGCCGTGAGGTGCTGGAAAAGCTGCCGCTGGAGGCATGTTCGGACGACTTCGTCTTCGATAACCAGATGCTTGCCCAGACCGCCTGGTTCGGCTTCCGCACCGGGGAGATTTCCTGCCCCACCCGCTACTTCGACGAGGCCTCGAGCATCAATTTCAAACGCAGTTGCGTCTATGGGCTTCAGGTCCTCAAGACGGCGGTTTCCTATCGCCTGTCGCGCTGGAAAATTGCGAAGCCGCAGATCTTCTTCGACGAAGCGGCAAGGCTGCAAATTCGCGATCAGGACAATTCGCAAGGCCTGCGCCTTGAACTTGCTGCCAGGAACTGA
- a CDS encoding class I SAM-dependent methyltransferase, which produces MISAEFLGLVFMIHNTGSSAANLDAHPYTEPRDISSLDECYFYHTMDVPGHGTVKGEWDLRGVLDDYLGHFDFSGKRVLDVGAASGILSFHMESKGAEVVSFDLSEDFDWDIVPFAENDRDAARADRRKHLRKINNSYWLCHGAYGSKARMVNGVVYDMPAAIGPVDVAVFGSILLHLRDPFLALENAARLTRETMIVSDLSPFGRFASRFKRNPRFMPNSAEPDGITDGWFRLPPLLVQEYLAILGFKDSTLTWNKFKYGNRIRPIYTIVARR; this is translated from the coding sequence ATGATAAGTGCAGAATTTTTGGGCCTTGTCTTCATGATCCACAATACCGGTTCCAGTGCAGCGAACCTCGATGCGCATCCTTATACCGAACCGCGCGATATTTCGTCTCTGGACGAATGCTACTTCTATCATACGATGGATGTACCGGGACATGGTACGGTCAAGGGAGAGTGGGATCTTCGCGGGGTCCTGGACGACTACCTCGGTCATTTCGATTTCTCGGGCAAACGCGTCCTGGACGTAGGCGCCGCGTCTGGAATCCTGAGTTTTCACATGGAAAGCAAGGGAGCCGAGGTCGTCTCATTCGATCTTTCGGAAGACTTCGACTGGGATATCGTACCCTTTGCCGAGAATGACCGCGATGCAGCCAGGGCCGACCGGCGCAAGCATCTTCGCAAGATCAACAACAGCTATTGGCTGTGCCACGGTGCATACGGCTCGAAAGCGCGGATGGTGAACGGCGTGGTGTACGACATGCCCGCCGCGATCGGTCCGGTCGACGTGGCAGTCTTCGGGAGCATTCTTCTCCATCTGCGCGACCCATTCCTGGCATTGGAGAATGCGGCCCGCCTGACGCGAGAAACCATGATCGTCTCTGACCTATCGCCGTTCGGACGCTTCGCTAGCCGCTTCAAGCGCAATCCACGCTTCATGCCGAACAGTGCAGAGCCGGACGGAATTACCGATGGCTGGTTCCGGCTTCCTCCGTTGTTGGTGCAGGAGTACCTGGCCATCCTCGGATTCAAGGACTCCACGCTTACCTGGAACAAGTTCAAGTACGGCAATCGCATCCGGCCGATCTACACAATCGTCGCGCGGCGCTGA
- a CDS encoding neprosin family prolyl endopeptidase has protein sequence MASSQSGPKGILPRRDYSQAIKEARFSSLRKDPRVRVRSEHELEAMKSHLDELYADTDAVTSFVDAGGQVFDCIPISEQPSLREGGGTPATPPSLAEAIGLAEDEPVSPVEDSEPDLDRFGNPMKCPAGFVPVRRVTLEEMARFETLAEFFSKTGAKPLSPPSAPAANSSLNHRYAYAHQTLDNLGGHSFLNVRAPSVTGDQIFSLCQHWYSAGAGAAHQTVEVGWQVYPAKYGHSQPVLFIYWTADNYGPSGAYNLDKAGFVQTNSDWTIGGTLSPVGSGGGQQYEIEIAFYLNGGNWWLYLGGLSAQHAVGYYPASLFNGGAMASNATKALFGGETVCGAAGPWPEMGSGAFSGAIYPHAAWQRAVFVMPKSGGAQWASLTGQSPSPGCYDQFIGSYTAPWNITLFYGGPGGGNC, from the coding sequence ATGGCCAGTTCGCAATCAGGACCCAAGGGTATCCTCCCTAGACGCGACTACTCGCAAGCCATCAAGGAAGCCCGCTTCAGTTCGCTCCGCAAGGACCCACGCGTTCGTGTGCGCAGTGAACATGAACTCGAGGCGATGAAATCCCATCTCGACGAGCTCTACGCAGATACGGACGCGGTCACGAGTTTCGTCGATGCCGGCGGACAGGTATTCGATTGCATTCCGATCAGTGAACAACCTTCCTTGCGGGAAGGCGGCGGAACGCCTGCCACGCCCCCATCGCTTGCAGAAGCGATAGGCCTTGCAGAAGACGAACCTGTATCGCCTGTCGAAGATTCGGAACCGGACCTCGATCGTTTCGGCAATCCAATGAAATGCCCTGCAGGCTTCGTGCCGGTGCGTCGAGTGACCCTCGAAGAGATGGCACGGTTCGAAACCCTGGCAGAGTTCTTCAGCAAAACCGGCGCCAAGCCGCTGTCTCCGCCAAGCGCGCCGGCTGCGAACAGTTCGCTGAACCATCGCTACGCCTATGCTCACCAGACGCTGGATAACCTGGGCGGTCATTCATTCCTGAATGTCCGCGCCCCGTCAGTGACAGGCGATCAGATCTTCTCCTTGTGTCAGCATTGGTACTCGGCAGGGGCCGGCGCAGCCCACCAAACCGTAGAGGTCGGGTGGCAGGTCTATCCGGCCAAGTACGGACACAGCCAGCCCGTGCTTTTCATCTACTGGACCGCGGACAACTATGGGCCCAGCGGCGCTTACAATCTGGACAAGGCTGGTTTCGTACAAACCAATTCCGACTGGACGATCGGCGGCACACTTTCGCCCGTAGGCAGCGGTGGCGGCCAGCAATACGAGATCGAGATCGCTTTCTACCTGAACGGCGGCAACTGGTGGCTGTATCTGGGCGGACTCAGTGCCCAGCATGCAGTGGGCTACTATCCTGCCAGCCTGTTCAACGGCGGGGCCATGGCAAGCAATGCCACCAAGGCACTGTTCGGCGGAGAGACGGTATGCGGCGCGGCCGGTCCTTGGCCGGAAATGGGTTCGGGAGCATTCTCGGGAGCAATCTATCCGCACGCTGCCTGGCAAAGGGCTGTCTTCGTTATGCCCAAATCCGGCGGCGCGCAGTGGGCAAGCCTCACCGGCCAATCGCCTTCGCCCGGCTGTTACGACCAGTTCATCGGAAGCTATACCGCGCCCTGGAATATCACGCTGTTCTACGGCGGCCCGGGTGGCGGAAATTGCTGA